In Nocardia sp. NBC_00403, one DNA window encodes the following:
- a CDS encoding TIGR03619 family F420-dependent LLM class oxidoreductase, which translates to MKFTLGIALSPLEQLPELAKTAEECGFASIALPDSLFYMKSASAKYPYTADGSRFWGPETPWVDPLIGATAMAAVTSRIRFYTNVLKLGSRNPLLLARQVGSVANLSANRFGFGVGIGWAPEEFEWCGVPYARRGARVDEMIEVIKLVLGGGMVEFHGEFFDFDPLQISPAPTEPVPFYIGGHTEPALRRAARVGDGWTSAMMTYDELCLTIGKLEALRAEFGCAAEPFEIQAVCIDRYGRTGYQDLADAGVTDAIVVPWLADGIGFDGELAAKQDSLRRFAAKNIEEPIVAKAGV; encoded by the coding sequence ATGAAATTCACCCTCGGCATCGCACTGAGTCCGCTGGAGCAGCTCCCCGAACTGGCGAAGACGGCGGAGGAATGCGGCTTCGCCTCGATCGCCCTGCCCGACTCGCTGTTCTACATGAAGTCCGCGTCGGCGAAGTACCCCTACACCGCCGACGGCAGCCGCTTCTGGGGACCGGAGACGCCCTGGGTCGACCCGCTCATCGGTGCGACCGCGATGGCGGCGGTGACCAGCCGGATCCGCTTCTACACCAACGTGCTCAAGCTGGGTTCGCGCAACCCGCTGTTGCTGGCCAGGCAGGTCGGCTCGGTAGCCAACCTGTCGGCCAATCGGTTCGGTTTCGGCGTCGGGATCGGCTGGGCGCCAGAGGAATTCGAGTGGTGCGGGGTGCCTTACGCCCGCCGCGGCGCACGGGTGGACGAGATGATCGAGGTTATCAAGCTGGTCCTCGGCGGCGGCATGGTCGAATTCCACGGCGAGTTCTTCGACTTCGATCCACTACAGATCAGCCCGGCGCCGACCGAGCCGGTGCCGTTCTACATCGGTGGACACACCGAGCCCGCGCTGCGGCGTGCCGCCCGGGTCGGCGACGGCTGGACCTCGGCCATGATGACCTACGACGAGCTATGCCTGACCATCGGCAAGCTCGAAGCGCTGCGTGCCGAATTCGGCTGTGCGGCAGAGCCATTCGAGATCCAAGCGGTATGCATCGACCGATACGGGCGCACCGGATACCAGGATCTGGCCGATGCCGGGGTCACCGACGCGATCGTCGTTCCGTGGCTGGCCGACGGCATCGGCTTCGACGGCGAACTCGCGGCCAAGCAGGACTCGCTGCGCCGCTTCGCCGCGAAGAATATCGAGGAACCCATCGTCGCGAAGGCAGGCGTATGA
- a CDS encoding thiolase domain-containing protein, with translation MTLPAAVLGTGQTHHVTKRTDVSMAGMCREAIDRALEDSGLTIADIDAVVVGKAPDLFEGVMMPELYLADALGATGKPLLRVHTAGSVGGSTGVVAANLVQAGVHKRVLAIAWEKQSESNAMWALSIPVPFTMPVGAGAGGYFAPHVRSYIRRSNAPGHIGAMVAVKDRRNGAKNPLAHLHQPDITLEKVLASQMLWDPIRFDETCPSSDGACAVVIGDEEAATAVEATGKKVAWVHGTAMRTEPTTFAGRDQVNPQAGQDAAAALWKAAGITDPLAEIDVAEIYVPFSWFEPMWLENLGFVPPGDGWKLTDKGETEIGGTLPVNPSGGVLSSNPIGASGLIRFAEAAKQVMGRAGAYQVDNAKKALGHAYGGGSQYFSMWVVGSERR, from the coding sequence ATGACACTCCCCGCTGCGGTGCTCGGCACCGGACAAACCCATCACGTGACGAAACGGACCGACGTGTCCATGGCGGGCATGTGTCGCGAGGCAATCGATCGCGCGCTCGAGGATTCGGGCCTCACCATCGCCGATATCGATGCGGTCGTGGTCGGCAAGGCACCCGATCTGTTCGAGGGCGTCATGATGCCCGAGCTGTATCTCGCGGATGCGTTGGGCGCCACCGGAAAACCACTGCTGCGCGTGCACACCGCAGGCTCGGTCGGCGGCTCGACCGGCGTGGTCGCCGCGAACCTCGTGCAGGCCGGCGTGCACAAGCGCGTGCTCGCGATCGCCTGGGAGAAGCAGTCGGAATCGAATGCCATGTGGGCGTTGTCGATTCCGGTCCCGTTCACCATGCCGGTCGGCGCGGGTGCGGGCGGGTATTTCGCGCCGCACGTCCGTTCCTACATTCGCCGTTCGAACGCGCCCGGACACATCGGCGCGATGGTGGCGGTGAAGGATCGCCGCAACGGTGCGAAGAATCCGCTCGCGCACCTGCATCAGCCGGATATCACGCTGGAGAAGGTGCTCGCATCGCAAATGCTGTGGGACCCCATCCGCTTCGACGAAACCTGCCCGTCGTCGGATGGCGCCTGCGCGGTGGTGATCGGCGACGAGGAAGCAGCGACCGCCGTCGAAGCCACGGGCAAGAAGGTGGCATGGGTGCACGGCACCGCGATGCGCACCGAACCGACCACTTTCGCCGGGCGCGATCAGGTGAACCCGCAGGCAGGCCAGGACGCGGCCGCCGCGCTGTGGAAGGCGGCAGGCATCACCGACCCGCTCGCCGAAATCGATGTCGCCGAAATCTATGTGCCCTTCTCGTGGTTCGAGCCGATGTGGCTGGAGAACCTCGGCTTCGTGCCGCCTGGCGACGGCTGGAAGCTCACCGACAAGGGTGAGACCGAAATCGGCGGCACACTGCCGGTCAACCCCTCCGGTGGGGTGCTCTCCTCGAATCCGATCGGCGCGTCCGGGCTCATCCGCTTCGCCGAGGCCGCCAAGCAGGTGATGGGCCGGGCCGGGGCCTATCAGGTCGACAATGCCAAGAAGGCGCTCGGCCACGCGTATGGCGGTGGCTCGCAGTACTTCTCGATGTGGGTGGTCGGGTCGGAGCGCCGATGA
- a CDS encoding thiolase domain-containing protein: MTDNATDIAVVGFAHAPHVPETFGTTNGVEMLVPIFQQLYSDLGITKSDIDFWCSGSSDYLAGRAFSFISAIDAIGAVPPINESHVEMDAAWALYEAFVKLRSGQAKTALVYGFGKSSAGTLRQILTMQLDPYLVAPLWPDSLSIAGLQARAGLDAGRWTERDMAAVAAGAAGDIESLLDTPYVADPLRAHDVAPITDGAAAIVLAVGDRARELCARPAWISGMAHRVDTPQLGARDLTVSPSTSAAAHAVTGGDTSGFDIAELHAPFSHQQLILAEAIGLKPETTVNPSGGALAANPMFAAGLERIGFAAEAIMAGTANRALAHATSGPVLQQNLVTVLETR, encoded by the coding sequence GTGACCGACAACGCCACCGACATCGCGGTCGTGGGATTCGCCCACGCACCGCACGTCCCGGAAACCTTCGGCACTACCAACGGTGTCGAGATGCTGGTGCCCATTTTCCAGCAGCTCTACTCCGACCTCGGCATCACCAAGTCCGATATCGACTTCTGGTGCTCCGGCTCCTCCGATTATCTGGCCGGACGGGCCTTCTCGTTCATTTCGGCGATCGACGCCATCGGCGCGGTACCGCCGATCAACGAATCCCATGTCGAGATGGACGCCGCATGGGCGCTCTACGAGGCGTTCGTGAAACTGCGCTCGGGGCAGGCGAAGACCGCACTGGTGTACGGCTTCGGCAAGTCTTCGGCGGGCACGCTGCGGCAGATCCTCACCATGCAGCTCGATCCCTATCTGGTCGCCCCGCTGTGGCCGGACTCGCTGTCCATCGCGGGCCTACAGGCGCGCGCCGGACTCGATGCCGGTCGCTGGACCGAGCGCGATATGGCCGCCGTGGCGGCGGGCGCTGCCGGCGACATCGAAAGTCTGCTCGACACACCGTATGTCGCAGACCCGCTGCGCGCACATGACGTCGCACCCATCACCGACGGTGCGGCGGCGATCGTGCTCGCCGTCGGCGACCGGGCCCGCGAGCTCTGCGCGCGTCCGGCCTGGATCTCCGGCATGGCGCACCGCGTCGACACGCCTCAGCTCGGCGCCCGCGATCTGACCGTCTCCCCCTCGACTTCGGCTGCCGCCCATGCGGTTACCGGCGGTGACACCAGCGGCTTCGACATTGCCGAGCTGCATGCGCCGTTCAGTCACCAGCAGCTGATCCTCGCCGAGGCGATCGGCCTGAAGCCCGAGACCACGGTGAACCCCTCGGGTGGCGCATTGGCGGCCAACCCGATGTTCGCCGCAGGCCTGGAGCGGATCGGCTTCGCGGCCGAGGCCATCATGGCGGGCACCGCGAATCGCGCACTCGCCCACGCCACCAGCGGCCCCGTGCTGCAGCAGAATCTTGTGACCGTTTTGGAGACTCGATGA
- a CDS encoding nuclear transport factor 2 family protein has product MTTTEHPARAAGLASQAAVRARDKQAWVALFAEDGIVEDPVGPSGFDPEGKGHRGKEAIAAFWDMAIAKTDSIEFLFGDSFACGNEIAFTGTIRSTLGGHHIDAEGVFTYKVDGTGKIAALRAFWEVDRAMATAEPVG; this is encoded by the coding sequence ATGACCACTACCGAACATCCAGCACGGGCCGCCGGACTCGCCTCGCAAGCCGCGGTGCGAGCCAGGGACAAGCAGGCGTGGGTCGCGCTGTTCGCCGAGGACGGCATCGTCGAAGATCCGGTCGGCCCTTCGGGTTTCGATCCCGAGGGCAAGGGCCACCGAGGTAAGGAAGCCATCGCGGCGTTCTGGGACATGGCGATCGCGAAGACCGATTCCATCGAGTTCCTGTTCGGCGATTCTTTCGCCTGCGGCAACGAGATCGCCTTCACCGGCACCATTCGCTCCACGCTCGGTGGCCATCACATCGATGCCGAAGGCGTGTTCACCTACAAGGTGGACGGAACGGGCAAAATCGCTGCGCTGCGGGCTTTCTGGGAGGTCGACCGCGCTATGGCGACCGCTGAGCCCGTCGGCTGA
- a CDS encoding cytochrome P450, giving the protein MIVERVSVCRRRHLVVDPRNARPNLPDGFDVTDPDIYAERVPVEEYAELRRTAPVWWNPKSPEKGGFHDDGFWVVSKHAEVKEVSRRSDVFSSFENTAIPRFNDEITREAIELQRFVMLNMDAPQHTKLRKIISRGFTPRVINGLRAELKARAESIVQAAVASGSGDFVTQVASELPLQAIAELIGIPQEDRMKVFTWSNDMTGYDDPENEADPVAASTEVLGYAYQMAAARKECPADDIVTKLIEADVDGDELTPEEFGFFVIMLAVAGNETTRNAITHGMAAFLENPDQWELFKKERPATAADEIIRWATPVTSFQRTALEDTELGGVQIKKGQRVVMLYRSANFDEDVFEHPEKFDITRKNNQHLSFGGTGAHFCVGANLARMEVDLIFNAIADYMPDITRLGDPKRLRSGWLNGVKEFTVDYNTSGGCPVAH; this is encoded by the coding sequence ATGATTGTAGAACGTGTTTCAGTTTGTCGAAGGAGACATCTGGTGGTTGACCCTCGGAATGCCCGGCCCAATCTGCCGGACGGGTTCGACGTCACAGACCCGGACATTTACGCCGAGCGTGTTCCGGTCGAGGAGTACGCGGAACTGCGCCGGACCGCCCCGGTCTGGTGGAATCCGAAATCACCCGAGAAGGGTGGATTCCATGACGACGGCTTCTGGGTCGTCAGCAAGCACGCCGAAGTCAAGGAAGTCTCGCGGCGCAGCGATGTGTTCTCCTCGTTCGAGAACACCGCGATCCCGCGCTTCAATGACGAGATCACCCGCGAGGCGATCGAACTGCAGCGGTTCGTCATGCTCAATATGGACGCGCCGCAGCACACCAAACTCCGCAAGATCATCTCGCGTGGCTTCACCCCGCGCGTGATCAACGGGCTGCGCGCGGAACTCAAGGCCAGGGCCGAGTCGATCGTGCAGGCGGCGGTGGCGTCCGGATCCGGCGACTTCGTCACCCAGGTCGCCTCCGAACTGCCGCTGCAGGCCATCGCCGAGCTCATCGGCATCCCGCAGGAAGACCGCATGAAGGTGTTCACCTGGTCGAACGATATGACCGGGTACGACGATCCGGAGAACGAGGCCGACCCGGTCGCGGCGTCCACCGAGGTGCTCGGCTACGCCTACCAGATGGCCGCGGCTCGCAAAGAATGTCCGGCCGACGACATCGTCACCAAATTGATCGAGGCGGATGTCGACGGCGACGAACTGACGCCGGAGGAGTTCGGCTTCTTCGTGATCATGCTGGCCGTGGCGGGCAATGAGACGACCCGTAACGCGATCACCCACGGCATGGCGGCCTTCCTGGAGAACCCGGACCAGTGGGAGCTGTTCAAGAAAGAGCGCCCGGCCACCGCCGCCGACGAGATCATCCGGTGGGCGACACCGGTCACCTCGTTCCAGCGGACCGCGCTCGAGGACACCGAACTCGGGGGAGTGCAGATCAAGAAGGGCCAGCGGGTGGTCATGCTCTACCGCTCGGCCAACTTCGACGAGGATGTGTTCGAGCACCCGGAGAAGTTCGATATCACCCGAAAGAACAACCAGCACTTGTCTTTCGGTGGCACCGGCGCGCACTTCTGCGTCGGCGCGAACCTCGCGCGGATGGAGGTGGATCTGATCTTCAACGCCATTGCCGACTACATGCCCGACATCACCAGGCTGGGTGACCCGAAGCGCCTGCGTTCCGGCTGGCTCAACGGTGTCAAGGAGTTCACGGTCGACTACAACACCTCGGGCGGCTGCCCGGTCGCGCACTGA